The proteins below come from a single Triticum aestivum cultivar Chinese Spring chromosome 5D, IWGSC CS RefSeq v2.1, whole genome shotgun sequence genomic window:
- the LOC123124326 gene encoding uncharacterized protein, whose protein sequence is MSGSWSNPALGGATSDDDANTSPPRRPPSPSTPRRRLPPWHPDFTGLYRLPETEYHPSELQPPGRRRPTSEDASDSARTKKIKSRASESESDPDMSSQEEPGSGSGSGSDSSAHSSPAREPEMPLVPIWRNSKGKLVYGFSDDKAAVAKYHQDLRKYEEKLARQEQLLTLKLPSKAPGTNELYGCPKHKDMILNAAKSILSLSAYLDGKEINRCAGIVVNRDEDRKSLTVLTSAWIICTEKPSNDWLDKEYAPQAKVKVMFNYHVS, encoded by the exons ATGTCGGGGTCTTGGTCCAATCCAGCCCTCGGGGGAGCAACCAGCGACGATGATGCCAACACATCGCCCCCACGGCGGCCTCCGAGCCCGAGCACACCGCGGCGCCGGCTGCCGCCGTGGCACCCAGACTTCACGGGCCTGTATCGGCTGCCGGAGACAGAGTACCATCCTTCAGAGCTTCAGCCACCGGGGCGCCGACGGCCGACGAGCGAGGATGCATCTGACTCCGCGAGGACGAAAAAGATCAAGTCCAGGGCATCGGAATCGGAGTCAGATCCTGACATGTCTTCACAGGAGGAGCcgggctcaggctcaggctcaggctcagaCTCCTCGGCGCACAGCTCCCCGGCCCGTGAGCCGGAGATGCCGCTCGTACCAATCTGGAGGAACTCCAAGGGGAAGTTGGTCTACGGCTTCTCTGACGACAAGGCCGCTGTGGCCAAATATCACCAGGATTTACGCAAGTATGAGGAGAAGCTAG CTCGACAAGAACAATTACTGACGCTCAAGCTGCCTTCCAAGGCCCCTGGTACCAACGAACTCTACGGCTGCCCCAAGCACAAGGACATGATTTTAAACGCTGCCAAATCTATCCTGAGTCTTTCAGCCTAtcttg ATGGAAAAGAGATTAACCGGTGCGCAGGCATTGTTGTCAATCGAGATGAAGATAGGAAATCTCTTACTGTTCTCACCTCTGCCTGGATTATCTGCACTGAGAAACCATCTAATGATTGGCTCGATAAAGAATATGCTCCTCAAGCTAAGGTAAAAGTGATGTTCAACTATCATGTTAGCTAG
- the LOC123119420 gene encoding transcription factor PHYTOCHROME INTERACTING FACTOR-LIKE 13: protein MNQFVPADWSGNMGDALPALSGEDDGLVELLWCGGHVVMQSRAPPRPAVREQEAAPWFQYTVVDEDDYSVERDLFSEIFDGMPADGAGRPCKEEDKQRGAADAVTALRSGVMPPPLLTGKAGLHGDGPRVSLASEAGESSVVTIGSRRVGGGGNQAQTAHVSDAAGDDSVPLPLIRNRKEARDSRSYHSASATLTSSSTWSRPSGTSKRKQSEGPSEVMQDVESNSADVTCETAQKPTTAKRRRAAQVHNLSERRRRDRINEKMRALQELVPHCNKTDKASMLDEAIEYLKSLQLQLQLMWAMGGRMTLAPAPVMFPAGAHQYMQRMAAISSRMPPFTTCAYSSNDPELS from the exons ATGAACCAGTTCGTCCCGGCAGATTGGAGCGGCAACATGGGAGACGCCCTGCCGGCATTAAG CGGCGAAGACGACGGCCTCGTCGAGCTGCTGTGGTGCGGCGGCCACGTCGTCATGCAGAGCCGGGCGCCGCCAAGGCCGGCGGTGCGCGAGCAGGAGGCGGCGCCGTGGTTCCAGTACACCGTCGTCGACGAAGACGACTACTCGGTCGAGAGGGACCTATTCTCCGAGATCTTCGACGGAATGCCGGCGGATGGTGCAGGCAGGCCGTGCAAGGAGGAGGATAAGCAGCGAGGGGCCGCGGACGCAGTGACCGCGCTCCGAAGCGGGGtgatgccgccgccgctgctgacgGGTAAAGCAGGGTTGCACGGCGACGGCCCGCGCGTCTCGCTGGCGTCAGAGGCCGGCGAGTCCTCTGTGGTCACGATTGGTTCCAGGAGGGTCGGCGGCGGGGGCAACCAGGCCCAGACGGCGCACGTCTCGGATGCCGCCGGCGACGacagcgtgccgctgccgctgatCCGCAACCGCAAGGAGGCCAGGGACTCTAGGTCCTACCACAGCGCGTCGGCGACGTTGACCTCGTCGTCGACGTGGTCGAGGCCTTCCGGCACCAGCAAGCGGAAGCAGAGCGAGGGCCCCAGTGAGGTTATGCAGGACGTGGAGTCGAACTCCGCCGACGTGACGTGCGAGACGGCGCAGAAGCCGACGACAGCCAAACGGCGGCGCGCCGCCCAAGTGCACAACCTCTCGGAGAGG AGGAGAAGGGACAGGATCAACGAGAAGATGAGGGCCCTGCAAGAACTCGTACCCCACTGCAACAAA ACGGACAAGGCGTCGATGCTGGACGAGGCGATCGAGTACCTCAAATcgctgcagctgcagctgcagctgatGTGGGCTATGGGCGGCCGCATGACGCTGGCTCCGGCGCCGGTGATGTTCCCGGCGGGCGCCCACCAGTACATGCAGCGGATGGCCGCCATTAGTTCCCGGATGCCGCCATTCACGACTTGCGCATACAGTTCAAATGACCCAGAATTGAGCTGA